A genomic stretch from Antarcticibacterium flavum includes:
- a CDS encoding tyrosine-type recombinase/integrase: MQIENYYNPPEKKNDIPTNLVDYIDFYIDYRKHELKPTSITKYNVIKHKLQRMEERRKKPVLIKEVNESFKREMVEYYKSEQYSINTTQRELGFIKTFCKHARSLDLETHPHLDNLKLEKENVEKVYLSFDELQKIEDVKGLSEHLDNARDWLIISCYTGQRISDFLRFNETMVRKEDYKYLIEFTQKKTGKIMTVPLHDKVLEILGKREGKFPRPISDQRYNDYIKMVCKEAKLNKLTKGSIQAETEPESGKYRKENGTFKKWQLVTSHIGRRSFATNFYGKIPTTYLIYITGHSTETMFLNYIGKSNKDLAMEISKYF, from the coding sequence TTGCAAATTGAAAATTATTATAACCCTCCTGAAAAGAAAAATGATATTCCCACTAACCTTGTGGACTATATTGATTTTTATATTGATTACCGGAAACACGAACTAAAACCTACCTCTATTACAAAATACAATGTGATAAAACATAAACTCCAAAGGATGGAGGAGAGGAGGAAAAAGCCCGTTTTAATAAAGGAAGTAAATGAGAGTTTTAAAAGGGAAATGGTGGAATATTATAAATCTGAACAATATTCCATAAATACCACTCAAAGGGAATTAGGTTTTATAAAAACCTTTTGTAAACACGCCAGATCCTTAGACTTAGAAACGCACCCCCATTTGGACAACCTAAAGCTTGAGAAAGAGAATGTAGAGAAGGTTTATTTATCCTTTGATGAACTTCAGAAAATAGAAGATGTAAAAGGTTTATCTGAGCACCTTGATAACGCAAGAGACTGGCTTATCATTTCTTGTTATACAGGTCAAAGAATATCTGATTTTTTGCGGTTTAATGAAACAATGGTAAGAAAAGAGGATTATAAATACTTAATTGAGTTTACCCAAAAAAAGACAGGGAAAATAATGACTGTTCCTCTTCATGATAAAGTGCTGGAAATTCTAGGAAAAAGGGAGGGTAAGTTTCCCCGGCCTATATCTGATCAACGGTATAATGATTACATAAAGATGGTATGTAAAGAGGCAAAGCTAAATAAACTCACTAAAGGAAGCATACAGGCAGAAACAGAACCAGAAAGTGGTAAGTATCGCAAAGAGAATGGAACGTTTAAAAAGTGGCAGTTAGTTACCTCTCATATTGGTAGAAGATCCTTTGCTACTAACTTTTATGGTAAAATACCTACAACGTACTTGATTTATATTACCGGTCATAGTACTGAAACGATGTTTCTAAATTACATAGGTAAAAGCAACAAAGATTTAGCAATGGAAATATCAAAATATTTTTAA
- a CDS encoding lipocalin-like domain-containing protein → MKKLFMLLLICCSLVGCSTEDSIPESVQDPIIGTWKIVEMTEYPSNSNPIVTTYDECYQRSRITFKADGNYESKSYQLNSDGSCEELVFEGQTTVSSTWQKISANKYRFTEEIINDGNTMFNTSTPESITFPFSNTMEMLYMWLFRFELCQ, encoded by the coding sequence ATGAAGAAATTATTCATGCTATTATTAATATGTTGTTCCCTGGTAGGTTGTTCTACAGAGGACAGTATTCCTGAAAGTGTTCAAGATCCAATTATAGGAACTTGGAAAATAGTTGAAATGACAGAATATCCCTCTAATTCGAATCCCATTGTGACAACCTATGACGAGTGCTACCAAAGAAGCCGTATTACCTTTAAAGCTGACGGAAACTATGAAAGTAAATCCTATCAATTAAACTCAGATGGTAGCTGTGAAGAATTAGTATTTGAAGGACAAACAACTGTAAGTAGTACTTGGCAAAAAATAAGTGCTAATAAATATCGCTTTACTGAAGAAATCATTAATGATGGTAATACCATGTTTAATACTTCCACTCCTGAGAGTATTACTTTCCCTTTTTCAAATACAATGGAAATGCTATACATGTGGCTATTTCGGTTCGAATTGTGCCAGTGA
- a CDS encoding type II toxin-antitoxin system HigB family toxin has translation MKRIIAKSTLREYWEKHTDSEQYLKTWYDTAKSAKWYSPNDVKQSYINASILKDNRVVFNIKGNSYRLIVKFNYEKQWAFIRFIGTHAEYDKINADTI, from the coding sequence ATGAAAAGAATAATTGCAAAAAGTACGCTTCGGGAATATTGGGAAAAACACACTGATTCCGAACAGTATCTAAAAACCTGGTACGATACAGCCAAAAGCGCAAAATGGTATTCGCCGAACGATGTGAAACAATCTTACATTAACGCGAGTATTCTAAAAGATAACCGGGTAGTTTTCAATATTAAAGGAAACTCATACCGGCTTATTGTAAAGTTCAATTATGAAAAGCAATGGGCCTTTATTCGTTTTATTGGCACACACGCTGAATATGACAAAATAAATGCGGACACGATTTAA
- the istB gene encoding IS21-like element helper ATPase IstB → MNNNQTIEKLKQMRLGAMAQLHHQYVNNNQLNDITADEYLALLADHEWEDRENRKIDRLFKQANFRQKASLAEVNYTSSRNLDKNMFVRLGSLDFISRRENVILTGASGVGKSYLAQALGHQACLMGYKTVYSNTARLFKKFKLSKVDGTYLKELNKLLKADLLILDDFGLQAFDNHARETLMDIIDDRYNKTSTILSSQIPVSAWYDIIGEGTIADAILDRIVNSSHRIDLKGESLRKGVLKNE, encoded by the coding sequence ATGAATAACAATCAAACTATTGAAAAATTAAAACAAATGCGATTGGGTGCTATGGCCCAGCTACATCATCAGTACGTGAACAACAATCAACTAAACGATATTACTGCCGATGAATACCTGGCACTACTGGCAGACCACGAATGGGAGGATCGCGAGAACCGAAAGATTGACCGTCTTTTTAAACAAGCAAACTTTAGGCAGAAAGCAAGTCTTGCTGAAGTGAACTACACCTCCAGTCGTAATCTGGATAAGAATATGTTTGTACGCCTGGGATCCTTGGACTTTATAAGCAGAAGAGAAAATGTTATTCTCACCGGTGCCTCCGGTGTTGGTAAAAGCTATTTAGCCCAGGCATTAGGGCATCAGGCTTGCCTTATGGGATATAAAACTGTATACTCCAATACAGCTCGCCTCTTTAAGAAATTTAAACTTAGTAAAGTTGATGGAACCTATCTTAAAGAACTCAACAAACTACTTAAAGCAGATCTACTCATCCTTGATGACTTTGGACTTCAGGCCTTCGATAATCACGCAAGAGAGACCTTAATGGATATTATAGATGACCGCTACAATAAAACATCTACTATACTATCCTCTCAAATACCGGTATCTGCATGGTATGATATTATCGGGGAAGGAACTATTGCCGATGCGATCCTGGACAGAATTGTAAATTCCTCTCACAGGATAGATCTCAAAGGAGAATCATTAAGAAAAGGAGTTTTAAAAAACGAGTAA
- a CDS encoding helix-turn-helix domain-containing protein — MDILRIKELLKEKNVTGKDLAEKVGVSTVSMSNIVSGNSFPKPELLKNIAEVLDVDIRELFIPTKEDNKEAIYIKKDGKMVNIGSLEVNL; from the coding sequence ATGGATATACTGAGGATTAAAGAGCTTCTTAAAGAAAAGAATGTAACCGGGAAAGATCTTGCTGAGAAAGTAGGTGTAAGTACTGTATCAATGTCTAATATTGTTAGTGGTAATTCCTTTCCCAAACCTGAGCTTTTAAAGAATATCGCTGAGGTTCTGGATGTGGATATAAGAGAATTATTTATTCCTACTAAAGAAGATAACAAAGAGGCTATTTATATTAAAAAAGATGGAAAAATGGTTAATATTGGTAGCTTAGAGGTAAACTTGTAA
- a CDS encoding helix-turn-helix domain-containing protein gives MSTLQFIQTSPEELVELINDRVKIQLQNFKKEFNRQEADEELLTREETCNFLKINSSTLWHWTNSKKVTAYGIGNRRYYKRSELINCLTQLQK, from the coding sequence ATGAGCACACTTCAATTTATCCAAACTTCACCCGAAGAATTAGTAGAATTAATTAATGACCGGGTAAAAATTCAACTTCAGAATTTTAAAAAAGAATTTAACCGCCAGGAAGCAGATGAGGAGCTGTTAACCCGGGAGGAAACTTGTAATTTTTTAAAAATAAACAGCTCGACCTTATGGCATTGGACAAACAGTAAAAAAGTTACAGCTTATGGTATCGGTAATAGAAGATATTATAAAAGAAGCGAGTTAATTAATTGTTTAACCCAACTGCAAAAATAA
- the istA gene encoding IS21 family transposase → MANTLDPMDLKQIITLKLDGFSNRKIGATLGISRNTVNSYMKLFKASDYSFKELLSFDNVRLDALFPSLTTIDNERHDELMLYFEGVNKARNHPGFTFLYHYQEYAQHASQPYSYTQFMEHYRRKYAKVKGSMKLEHEAGNEMYIDYTGKKLHIVDKDTGELIPVEVFIAILPNSQYTYVEASQSQKREDLITSCGNALHFYGGVPKAIVSDNLKSAVTRASKYEPEINRSFKDFARHYNCVINPTRSYAPQDKALVENAVHLVYQRIYYPLREMTFFSLKDLNREIKRLLVTYNNLLFQRKEASRRELFQSIEREYLKPLPTSAYEIKDYKRAKVQKMGYVYFSPDKSYYSVPYRYIGKKTLIHYTKSVVEVYYNHVRIALHQRNPVKGTYTTNTEHLSSTHKGYTSWSPEYFKNKAAAHGANVVSCVEKILADSDYPETGYKRVMGLIMLHKSYSSQRLDNACKRALQADAASYKRIKKILENNLDQSSLFYQDLEEDKTHIPSHQNIRGAAAYK, encoded by the coding sequence ATGGCCAACACCCTTGATCCGATGGACTTAAAACAAATTATTACCTTAAAACTGGATGGTTTTAGTAACCGTAAAATCGGTGCTACTCTGGGCATCTCCCGAAACACTGTCAACAGCTACATGAAGCTTTTTAAGGCCAGTGACTATTCTTTTAAAGAACTACTATCCTTTGATAATGTACGCCTGGATGCGCTTTTTCCTTCACTTACCACTATTGATAATGAGCGGCATGATGAACTGATGCTCTACTTTGAAGGGGTCAATAAGGCCCGGAATCATCCTGGTTTTACGTTTTTATACCATTATCAGGAATATGCACAACATGCTTCCCAGCCTTATAGCTACACGCAGTTTATGGAGCATTACCGGCGTAAATATGCTAAGGTCAAAGGTTCTATGAAACTTGAGCACGAAGCAGGTAATGAGATGTACATTGATTATACGGGCAAAAAACTGCATATCGTTGATAAAGACACTGGAGAACTTATTCCCGTAGAAGTATTTATTGCTATCCTTCCTAACAGCCAGTATACTTACGTAGAGGCTAGTCAAAGCCAGAAACGGGAGGATCTTATCACTTCTTGCGGTAATGCATTACATTTTTATGGAGGTGTGCCTAAAGCCATTGTATCAGATAACTTAAAATCTGCAGTGACCAGGGCAAGTAAATATGAGCCGGAGATCAACCGAAGCTTTAAAGACTTTGCCCGCCATTATAACTGTGTGATCAATCCCACCCGCAGCTATGCTCCACAGGATAAAGCTCTGGTGGAGAATGCAGTCCACCTGGTCTATCAACGGATTTATTATCCCTTGCGGGAGATGACCTTCTTCTCCTTAAAAGATCTAAACCGGGAGATAAAACGCCTGCTTGTTACCTATAATAATTTACTGTTCCAGCGAAAGGAAGCCAGCCGCAGGGAACTCTTTCAATCCATAGAGCGGGAATACCTAAAACCCTTGCCTACATCTGCCTATGAGATCAAGGATTATAAACGTGCAAAGGTTCAGAAGATGGGATATGTATACTTCTCTCCAGATAAAAGTTATTATAGCGTTCCTTACCGATACATCGGCAAAAAGACTCTGATCCATTATACAAAAAGTGTGGTAGAGGTTTATTATAACCACGTTCGAATTGCCCTGCATCAGCGAAATCCTGTTAAGGGAACCTACACCACAAATACAGAACACTTAAGTAGCACCCATAAAGGATATACCTCCTGGAGTCCTGAATACTTTAAAAACAAAGCCGCTGCGCATGGGGCTAACGTAGTGAGCTGTGTAGAAAAGATCCTTGCTGACAGTGACTATCCTGAAACAGGTTACAAACGGGTGATGGGGCTTATCATGCTTCACAAGTCCTACAGTTCCCAGAGGCTTGACAATGCGTGTAAAAGAGCTTTGCAGGCAGATGCGGCTTCATACAAGCGGATCAAAAAGATATTAGAAAACAACCTCGACCAAAGCTCCCTCTTTTACCAGGACCTTGAAGAAGATAAGACCCATATTCCATCCCATCAAAACATTAGGGGTGCTGCTGCTTACAAGTAA
- a CDS encoding helix-turn-helix domain-containing protein produces the protein MNLKPIKSDKDYRNALERLEVIFDAPIDTQEGDEAEILSLLIENYENEHYPIEAPDPIEAIKIRMEELNMRQKDLVGIIGGKSRVSEILNRKKRLTVDMIRELERILQISASVLVNNYQLTPK, from the coding sequence ATGAATTTGAAACCTATAAAATCTGACAAAGATTATAGAAACGCACTTGAGCGGTTGGAAGTTATTTTCGATGCACCAATTGACACACAGGAAGGGGACGAAGCGGAAATTCTTTCATTACTTATTGAGAATTACGAAAATGAGCACTATCCTATTGAGGCACCAGACCCTATTGAGGCAATTAAAATCAGGATGGAAGAATTGAATATGAGACAAAAGGACTTGGTTGGGATAATCGGGGGTAAAAGCCGAGTGTCGGAAATCTTAAACCGTAAGAAAAGATTGACTGTTGATATGATTAGAGAATTGGAACGAATACTTCAGATTTCAGCTTCTGTTTTGGTCAATAATTATCAACTTACCCCGAAATAA
- the tnpA gene encoding IS66 family insertion sequence element accessory protein TnpA has product MFELIQEWEVSGLSKKDFCQKHGIIRSNFYYWIKKWKNSKSEAPEGFLEITPGKTDSFHAQYRLKYPNGVQLEVSGIGLNQLAALVNL; this is encoded by the coding sequence ATGTTTGAGTTAATTCAGGAATGGGAAGTTAGTGGTTTAAGTAAAAAGGATTTTTGTCAAAAGCATGGGATCATTCGGAGTAATTTTTATTACTGGATCAAAAAATGGAAGAACAGCAAATCGGAAGCTCCGGAAGGATTTTTAGAGATCACTCCAGGTAAAACGGATTCCTTCCACGCTCAATATCGACTGAAATATCCTAATGGAGTACAGCTAGAAGTCTCCGGGATTGGTTTAAACCAATTAGCGGCTCTTGTAAACCTGTAA
- the tnpB gene encoding IS66 family insertion sequence element accessory protein TnpB (TnpB, as the term is used for proteins encoded by IS66 family insertion elements, is considered an accessory protein, since TnpC, encoded by a neighboring gene, is a DDE family transposase.), whose product MFSLSSSNRYYLFSQPCDMRKGFQGLSGLVTAKMGKNPISGDVFIFINRRATHIKLLHWEFGGFVIYYKRLEKGTFSLPKVLQSGSVSWSQLVLMIEGIKAEKLRHLNRYNPPEPPDFTDKNTK is encoded by the coding sequence ATGTTTAGTTTAAGTTCCTCCAATCGGTACTACCTCTTTAGCCAGCCTTGCGATATGAGAAAGGGTTTTCAGGGCCTATCGGGACTGGTCACCGCCAAGATGGGAAAGAATCCCATCAGTGGCGATGTTTTTATATTCATCAACCGCAGGGCTACCCATATCAAACTCCTGCACTGGGAATTCGGGGGCTTTGTGATTTATTATAAACGTCTTGAGAAAGGAACGTTCTCGCTTCCCAAAGTGCTCCAGTCAGGAAGTGTTAGTTGGAGTCAGCTGGTGCTGATGATCGAGGGGATCAAGGCAGAAAAGCTGCGTCACCTTAACCGGTACAATCCTCCTGAACCCCCTGATTTTACTGATAAAAACACAAAATAA
- a CDS encoding excisionase family DNA-binding protein → MKVESCYDIILNLDEDQRKKLFQMFNQKNNSSPASSVNYRDIVKANLEALRLYDANNTCMTVEEAAEYFKVHKNTILHKIHKGEIKSEFFGRTHRIPKMQFIEKIINEG, encoded by the coding sequence ATGAAGGTTGAAAGCTGTTATGACATAATATTAAATTTAGATGAGGACCAAAGAAAGAAACTGTTTCAGATGTTCAATCAAAAAAATAATAGTTCCCCAGCTTCATCAGTGAATTATAGAGATATAGTTAAAGCTAATCTTGAAGCATTAAGACTATACGATGCTAATAACACCTGTATGACAGTAGAAGAGGCAGCAGAATACTTTAAAGTTCACAAAAACACTATCCTTCATAAGATACACAAAGGGGAGATTAAAAGTGAATTTTTCGGCAGAACCCACAGAATACCAAAGATGCAATTTATAGAAAAGATCATTAATGAGGGCTGA
- the tnpC gene encoding IS66 family transposase gives MEKSLETLSKQQLLALLEEQSAQATFHKKELQKSQQELKQKTKELKQKDKELARADEHLRSYLSKSGVLEEKVAYLESQLEMFRRMQFGQKRERFEDKEQLALPFEVTAQELEKREEAFTEKITYQRKKKNATHKGRQPLPDHLPVEEVKIYPKGDISQMKCIGQEETDELEYEPARFFIRRYIRYKYAHKSGEGVIIGELPERVIDKGIPGSGLVTSLLVDKYCDHMPLHRQLERFKREKVPIPPSTMNGWCARGIDRIVPLFEELIADVKSQGYLQVDETTIKVQDEGKKGKTHLGYYWVYHSPIDGNVVFDYQPGRGQKAPEAMLKDFKGYLQTDGYAVYDHYAKKEEVTHLGCWAHARRYYEKSLDNDPERATRALKEIQKIYAIERKIKEANLSPEQIKEVRLKEALPVINELGKWMTQQLKFTLPKSLIGKALAYSVSRWDALCAYLYDGNLFIDNNQIEGKIRPVAVGRKNYLFAGSHKAAQRAAAIYSFFAICKKHQVNPYEWLKYTLENIMTIKYKDIKNLYPQNYKKLQLGK, from the coding sequence ATGGAAAAATCCCTGGAAACCCTTTCAAAACAACAGTTGTTGGCCCTTTTAGAAGAGCAATCAGCGCAGGCGACATTCCATAAAAAAGAGCTTCAAAAATCTCAGCAAGAATTAAAACAAAAGACTAAGGAATTAAAGCAAAAAGACAAGGAACTTGCCCGGGCTGATGAGCATCTTCGCAGCTATTTGAGTAAGTCCGGAGTTCTAGAGGAAAAAGTGGCCTACCTGGAGAGCCAGCTGGAGATGTTCCGAAGGATGCAGTTCGGTCAGAAACGCGAGCGTTTTGAAGATAAGGAACAGTTGGCTTTGCCTTTTGAGGTTACTGCCCAGGAGCTTGAAAAACGAGAAGAAGCCTTTACAGAAAAGATTACCTACCAGCGTAAGAAGAAAAATGCCACTCATAAAGGGCGTCAGCCGCTTCCGGATCATCTTCCGGTAGAGGAAGTGAAGATCTATCCTAAGGGAGATATCTCTCAGATGAAGTGTATCGGTCAGGAAGAGACCGATGAATTGGAATACGAGCCTGCACGATTTTTTATTCGCAGATATATCCGGTATAAATACGCTCACAAATCCGGAGAAGGGGTGATCATCGGAGAACTTCCTGAGCGGGTGATCGATAAGGGTATTCCAGGATCCGGACTGGTAACTTCTCTATTAGTTGATAAATACTGTGACCATATGCCGCTTCACCGTCAGCTCGAACGTTTTAAAAGAGAAAAGGTCCCCATCCCTCCCTCTACTATGAATGGCTGGTGTGCCAGAGGGATCGATCGGATTGTTCCGCTCTTTGAAGAACTCATAGCCGATGTAAAATCTCAAGGCTACTTGCAGGTTGATGAAACAACAATAAAGGTGCAGGATGAGGGGAAAAAAGGAAAAACTCATCTGGGATATTATTGGGTATATCACAGTCCCATCGATGGAAATGTAGTCTTTGACTACCAGCCTGGCCGTGGGCAAAAGGCACCCGAAGCCATGCTTAAAGATTTTAAAGGCTACCTTCAGACAGACGGCTATGCGGTCTATGATCATTATGCTAAAAAAGAAGAGGTCACCCATTTAGGATGCTGGGCCCATGCCCGTCGTTATTATGAAAAATCGCTGGATAATGACCCGGAAAGGGCAACCCGTGCCTTAAAGGAGATCCAAAAAATATACGCTATTGAAAGAAAAATCAAAGAGGCAAATCTTAGTCCAGAGCAAATTAAAGAGGTGCGCCTTAAAGAAGCATTACCAGTAATTAATGAACTGGGGAAATGGATGACTCAGCAGCTTAAGTTTACCTTGCCCAAAAGTCTGATAGGAAAAGCACTTGCCTATAGTGTATCTAGGTGGGATGCGCTGTGTGCTTACCTGTATGACGGAAATTTATTTATAGATAATAATCAAATTGAAGGAAAAATTCGTCCGGTTGCTGTGGGAAGAAAAAATTACTTATTTGCAGGATCTCATAAAGCTGCTCAGAGAGCTGCGGCAATCTATTCCTTCTTTGCTATTTGTAAAAAGCACCAGGTGAATCCCTATGAGTGGTTAAAATATACCTTGGAAAATATCATGACCATCAAATACAAGGATATTAAGAATCTCTACCCCCAGAATTACAAAAAATTACAGCTGGGTAAATAA
- a CDS encoding DUF5906 domain-containing protein, producing MNAALEKVNDKVFELKYGKAEVFWYENYNSSKGYKEYHLKEPELRLYLKREGFRNFEGDPVKITGNIARKVTSEDIFKHTLKYVESFEEAGLEAMFIKKGETLLLKNKAIVISLPECEVEPLQDTKTKSFKYYKNGIVVVEAEKDFQLIPYEKAKGFIWEDTIKKRNFEILGDEEIEKAVFARFIRNVTNNEDHFNSLCTAIGYLIHTYKDQRKPIAIIINDENLIDEGKPEGGTGKGLIVKAIAQIVEKASYNGKNADFSNNKFAFQNVEDTSAIILIDDAPRNFDFEALFSVLTDDLPIEKKHRAVKVIPYERSPKFVITTNYTIKGDSSSFKRRRFDIFLNNTYSSGHTPADDFGDEFFHSWDEKEWQSFDLFMMACLRSFLALGLTPYEDEGLRLKMLKNETSADFFELMEEDYNIKNILFTYISIREKLLSIYGEKYYFLEKNKKKIVEWVERYANHKGYTIQKSRNGDGSTFLFT from the coding sequence ATGAATGCAGCACTAGAAAAAGTAAATGATAAAGTATTTGAGTTGAAATATGGCAAAGCTGAGGTTTTTTGGTATGAAAACTACAACTCAAGCAAAGGGTATAAAGAATACCACTTAAAAGAACCGGAACTAAGATTATACCTGAAAAGAGAGGGTTTTAGAAATTTTGAAGGCGATCCTGTAAAGATAACCGGGAATATTGCCAGAAAGGTAACGTCTGAAGATATCTTTAAGCACACTTTGAAATATGTAGAGAGTTTTGAGGAGGCTGGCCTGGAGGCTATGTTTATTAAGAAAGGAGAAACCTTGCTCTTAAAGAATAAAGCAATAGTAATTTCTTTACCGGAATGCGAAGTTGAACCACTGCAGGACACAAAAACCAAGAGCTTCAAATATTATAAGAATGGTATTGTAGTAGTAGAGGCTGAAAAAGATTTTCAACTTATTCCCTATGAAAAAGCCAAAGGTTTTATTTGGGAGGACACTATAAAGAAAAGGAATTTTGAGATCCTGGGAGATGAGGAAATAGAAAAGGCAGTTTTTGCCAGGTTTATTAGGAATGTAACTAATAATGAAGATCACTTTAATTCCTTATGTACTGCTATAGGCTATTTGATTCACACCTATAAAGACCAAAGGAAACCTATAGCTATAATTATTAACGATGAGAACTTAATAGATGAAGGGAAACCAGAGGGAGGAACCGGAAAAGGATTAATAGTTAAGGCTATAGCACAAATTGTGGAGAAAGCCTCTTACAACGGTAAAAATGCTGATTTCAGTAATAACAAATTTGCTTTTCAGAATGTAGAAGATACTTCAGCAATTATCTTAATTGATGACGCTCCTAGAAACTTTGATTTTGAAGCTTTATTTAGTGTACTTACAGATGATTTACCCATAGAAAAGAAGCATAGGGCGGTTAAGGTTATCCCGTATGAAAGAAGCCCCAAATTCGTAATTACAACTAACTACACCATAAAAGGCGATAGTTCAAGTTTTAAGAGGAGAAGGTTTGATATTTTTCTTAATAATACCTATTCCTCCGGGCATACTCCTGCGGATGATTTTGGAGATGAATTTTTCCATAGTTGGGATGAGAAGGAATGGCAATCATTTGACCTCTTTATGATGGCCTGTTTACGCTCTTTCTTAGCATTAGGGTTAACACCTTATGAAGATGAAGGACTTCGGTTAAAGATGCTTAAAAATGAAACTTCAGCGGATTTCTTTGAGCTTATGGAAGAGGATTATAATATAAAGAACATCCTTTTTACTTACATATCCATAAGAGAAAAGCTTCTGAGTATTTACGGGGAAAAATATTACTTCCTGGAGAAAAACAAAAAGAAGATCGTCGAATGGGTGGAAAGATATGCTAATCACAAAGGCTATACTATCCAAAAGAGCCGGAATGGAGATGGTAGCACCTTCCTTTTCACTTAA
- a CDS encoding transposase — MQGKKDYQNYLCNIAVDTRTNVITDVQAYQADKKDTKYLQDTARRLNRRLRREGLIWENVLADAGYSSGENYAYFENKGLTTYIPPHGTYKGGPEGFQYFKEGNYWLCPQGKKVTHRMQSAKYAAVNRV; from the coding sequence ATGCAAGGCAAAAAGGACTATCAGAATTATCTGTGCAACATCGCCGTTGATACCAGGACAAATGTGATAACAGATGTACAAGCCTACCAGGCAGATAAAAAGGACACTAAATACCTTCAGGACACCGCCAGGAGATTAAACAGACGCCTGCGTAGAGAAGGCCTGATCTGGGAAAATGTACTGGCAGATGCCGGTTACAGCAGCGGTGAAAATTATGCATATTTCGAAAACAAAGGTCTTACTACTTACATTCCCCCACACGGAACTTACAAGGGCGGGCCTGAAGGTTTCCAATACTTCAAAGAAGGTAATTACTGGCTATGTCCCCAGGGGAAAAAGGTAACTCACCGTATGCAGTCGGCTAAATACGCCGCGGTAAATAGAGTATAA
- a CDS encoding BT4734/BF3469 family protein codes for MEERRISYFKNCRAKTPEIVTIEAALHWIKTGSSKDAIEKIREANDQQTKDLFKQDLPAVTFGGLFEDRSGLLEASGLACLDFDKVENLNELSERLKASEYIYSFWISPSGNGIKALVKIPVVKDKEEYQEYYRAILKHFKDLQPDIATKDINRLCFESYDPYLYVQEEAIVFKEKLKVKPKEKTVLEPASNLPEGKVIDRIISWWVKKFPFAQGNRNNSLFVLACALSNFGISKATTEDLFYSFEDKDFPYNEIKQIIDSAYKKADFNSQSFPQ; via the coding sequence ATGGAAGAAAGAAGAATATCATATTTCAAGAACTGCAGGGCTAAAACTCCTGAAATAGTAACCATTGAGGCTGCTTTACATTGGATCAAAACAGGATCTTCCAAAGATGCAATTGAGAAAATAAGAGAAGCTAATGACCAGCAAACAAAAGATCTATTTAAACAAGATCTTCCAGCCGTTACCTTTGGAGGTTTATTTGAAGATAGGAGCGGCTTACTAGAGGCTTCAGGATTAGCTTGCTTAGATTTCGATAAAGTAGAGAACCTAAACGAACTTTCAGAGCGTTTAAAAGCTTCTGAATACATTTACTCCTTTTGGATTTCTCCCTCCGGAAATGGCATTAAGGCATTGGTAAAAATTCCTGTAGTAAAAGATAAAGAGGAATACCAGGAATATTACCGGGCTATTTTAAAGCATTTTAAGGACCTGCAACCGGATATAGCAACAAAAGATATTAATCGCCTTTGTTTCGAGAGTTACGACCCTTATTTGTATGTGCAGGAGGAGGCTATAGTTTTTAAGGAGAAACTAAAAGTAAAGCCTAAAGAAAAAACTGTATTAGAGCCTGCCTCTAATCTTCCAGAAGGAAAAGTAATTGACAGAATAATTAGCTGGTGGGTAAAGAAATTTCCCTTTGCACAAGGGAACCGGAATAACAGTCTATTTGTCCTGGCTTGTGCTCTTTCAAACTTTGGAATTAGTAAAGCCACTACAGAGGATCTATTCTACTCATTTGAAGATAAAGATTTCCCGTACAATGAAATAAAACAAATTATAGATTCAGCTTATAAGAAAGCGGATTTTAACTCTCAAAGCTTCCCCCAATGA